The Rhea pennata isolate bPtePen1 chromosome Z, bPtePen1.pri, whole genome shotgun sequence genome includes a region encoding these proteins:
- the ERCC8 gene encoding DNA excision repair protein ERCC-8 isoform X4, giving the protein MFTSSSFDKTLKVWDTNTLQPADVFHFEGTVYSHHMSPVATKHCLIAVGTKSPKVQLCDLKSGSCSHILQGHRQEVLAVSWSPRHEYILATASADGRVKLWDVRRASGCLTTLDQHNGEKSKASSEAANTAHNGRVNGLCYTNDGLHLLTVGTDDRMRLWNSSTGENTLVNYGKVCNESRKGLKFTISCGCNPDFAFVPYGSTIAVYTVFSGELITMLRGHYNTVDCCVFQPNFQELYSGSKDCNILAWIPALREPVPDDISEKSLSQQHLNPAYEDAWSSSDNED; this is encoded by the exons ATGTTTACATCCAGCTCATTTGATAAAACATTGAAAGTATGGGATACAAATACTTTACAA CCTGcagatgtatttcattttgaggGAACAGTCTATAGCCATCATATGTCTCCAGTTGCTACCAAACATTGTTTAATAGCAG TTGGTACCAAAAGCCCCAAAGTACAGCTCTGTGACTTGAAGTCTGGATCCTGTTCTCACATTCTACAGG GTCATAGGCAAGAAGTGCTGGCAGTATCTTGGTCTCCACGTCATGAATATATTTTGGCGACAGCAAg tgctGATGGTAGAGTAAAATTATGGGATGTGAGGAGAGCATCTGGATGTCTGACTACACTTGATCAGCACAATGGAGAGAAGTCCAAAGCATCTTCTGAAGCAG caAACACTGCTCATAATGGGAGAGTTAATGGTTTGTGCTATACAAATGATGGACTTCATCTGTTGACTGTTGGTACAGACGATCGGATGAGACTCTGGAACAGCTCCACTGGAGAAAACACACTA GTAAACTATGGGAAAGTCTGTAATGAAAGTAGAAAAGGACTCAAATTCACTATCTCCTGTGGCTGTAATccagattttgcttttgtacCATATGGTAGTACCATTGCTGTTTATACAGTTTTCTCAGGAGAACTAATAACTATGCTTAGAGGACATTATAATACTGTTGACTGCTGTGTATTTCAACCTAATTTTCAG gagcTTTATAGTGGTAGCAAAGATTGCAATATCCTTGCTTGGATACCTGCTCTTCGAGAGCCAGTTCCTGATGACATTTCTGAAAAG